A stretch of the Zeugodacus cucurbitae isolate PBARC_wt_2022May chromosome 6, idZeuCucr1.2, whole genome shotgun sequence genome encodes the following:
- the LOC105209294 gene encoding regucalcin — MSYQIEPIPNGETLIGEGPHWDIETQNLYFVDIDVDRVLRYDYKENKTYSAKIEGEEFASFIIPVEGENGKFVVGCGRRVVVIAWDGVSPKAQVVRVVREVQPGDEFALNRLNDGKADPRGRLFAGTMYNDQKDLFSKRKGELYSFEKGKPAALIKGDIGISNGLAWNEKAKKFYFIDSVDYNVKEYDYNVETGVASNPRVVFKHGSHLPDGMTIDSDGNIYICTFTGATVYKVNPSTAEVLLEIKMPCKQITSAAFGGPNLDILYVTTSKLNDQPSPAGNTFKVTGLGVKGLPMTKVQL, encoded by the exons ATGTCTTATCAAATCGAACCCATCCCTAATGGCGAAACTCTGATTGGTGAAGGCCCACACTGGGATATCGAAACACAGAATCTATACTTTGTCGATATCGATGTTGATAGAGTACTTCGTTATGACTACAAAGAGAACAAAACGTACAGCGCCAAAATTGAGGGTGAAGAATTTGCCTCTTTCATTATACCCGTCGAAGGCGAAAATGGTAAATTCGTTGTGGGTTGCGGTCGTCGTGTAGTTGTGATAGCTTGGGATGGTGTATCACCAAAAGCCCAAGTGGTACGTGTTGTACGTGAAGTGCAACCAGGTGACGAGTTTGCTTTGAATCGTTTGAATGATGGCAAAGCCGATCCACGTGGACGTCTTTTCGCTGGTACCATGTACAATGATCAGAAGGATCTCTTCTCAAAGCGTAAAGGTGAATTGTATAGTTTCGAGAAAGGTAAACCGGCGGCATTAATCAAGGGTGATATTGGCATCTCGAATGGTTTGGCATGGAATGAGAAAGCGAAGAAATTCTACTTTATCGATTCAGTTGACTACAATGTCAAGGAGTACGATTATAATGTTGAAACCGGTGTGGCGA GTAACCCAAGAGTGGTCTTCAAACACGGCTCACATTTGCCCGATGGCATGACTATTGATAGTGAtggtaatatttatatttgcacttTCACCGGTGCCACTGTGTACAAAGTGAATCCAAG CACCGCCGAGGTTCTGTTGGAAATCAAAATGCCCTGCAAACAAATCACTTCAGCAGCTTTTGGCGGTCCAAATCTGGACATTTTGTACGTAACGACCTCCAAGTTAAACGATCAGCCATCACCAGCCGGTAACACCTTCAAGGTGACCGGTTTGGGCGTGAAAGGTCTCCCCATGACAAAAGTACAGTTATAA